From the Sebastes umbrosus isolate fSebUmb1 chromosome 2, fSebUmb1.pri, whole genome shotgun sequence genome, one window contains:
- the LOC119504243 gene encoding enhancer of mRNA-decapping protein 3-like isoform X1, whose amino-acid sequence MIIVNIMAADWLGNVVSINCGLTLGVYQGEVSSVDHASQTISLRQPYHNGVKCPLPEVTFSAMDIKELKFLDIQKTVNKPGSGQGAATEPSFIPSARHSQSNRVTQPLVTSSSSQSSTAPITILRRAPAGSSNGRGASQATQKKNSVRNGGTAGGPTKTKDDECFGGGTDDNMDADFDFEGNLALFDKVAVFSKIEKGGRAQHPSTQGAEQKPLSYRHDQNILEVKPVIYRQITVPQHGGKEYCTDSGLVVPSVTYELHKRLLAAAERWGLSLERRLEMIGVCSSQMALTLLGGPNRLTPKNVHQRPTVVLLCGPHIQGAQGISCARHLANREVEVILFLPNFVKMQESVTSEVQLYSRTSSKQVASIKELPTSPVDLVINCLDCHENPLLREQSWYQSAADWANQNRAPVLSIDPGISGQHQTVEAKWTLSLGLPLPLAETESRVYLCDIGIPKSVFQEVGIDYRSPFGCKFVIPLHTP is encoded by the exons at GATCATCGTGAACATAATGGCCGCGGATTGGTTGGGTAACGTTGTGTCTATAAACTGTGGGCTGACGTTGGGAGTTTATCAGGGAGAGGTGTCGTCTGTTGATCACGCCAGCCAGACCATCTCACTGAGACAGCCCTATCACAACGGGGTCAAATGTCCTCTCCCAGAGGTCACTTTCAG TGCCATGGATATCAAGGAGCTGAAGTTCCTAGATATCCAGAAAACAGTCAACAAGCCCGGCTCTGGTCAGGGAGCTGCAACAGAGCCCAGCTTCATACCTTCAGCACGCCACAGTCAGAGTAACAGAGTCACTCAGCCTCTTGTAACAAGCAGCAGCTCTCAGTCCAGCACTGCTCCAATCACCATCCTACGCAGAG CCCCTGCAGGTTCATCTAACGGCAGAGGAGCGAGCCAGGccacacaaaagaaaaacagtgtgaGGAATGGAGGCACTGCTGGAGGGCCGACGAAGACAAAGGATGACGAGTGCTTCGGAGGCGGGACCGATGACAACATGGACGCAGACTTCGACTTTGAGGGAAACCTGGCTCTGTTCGACAAAGTTGCCGTCTTCTCCAAGATTGAGAAGGGCGGCAGGGCGCAGCATCCCAGCACACAGGGAGCAGAGCAGAAGCCCCTGTCCTATCGCCATGATCAGAATATCCTGGAGGTGAAACCCGTCATATACCGACAGATAACAGTGCCCCAGCATGGAGGCAAAGAGTACTGTACCG ATTCAGGCTTGGTGGTTCCCAGCGTGACCTATGAGCTCCATAAGCGTCTACTAGCGGCTGCAGAGCGCTGGGGCCTGTCTCTTGAGCGCCGGCTGGAGATGATCGGTGTGTGTTCCAGTCAGATGGCTCTCACTCTGCTGGGCGGACCAAACAG ACTCACCCCAAAAAATGTCCACCAGAGGCCCACTGTGGTCCTCCTGTGTGGGCCACACATCCAGGGAGCCCAAGGCATCAGCTGCGCTAGACACTTGGCCAACCGCGAAGTGGAGGTCATCCTGTTCCTGCCCAATTTTGTCAAGATGCAGGAGTCGGTCACCAGCGAGGTCCAGCTCTACAGCAGGACAAGCAGCAAGCAAGTGGCCAGCATCAAAG AACTGCCAACAAGCCCCGTTGATCTGGTCATCAACTGCCTCGATTGTCACGAGAACCCACTGCTGAGGGAGCAGTCCTGGTACCAATCAGCCGCCGACTGGGCCAACCAGAACCGGGCTCCAGTCCTGAGTATCGATCCCGGGATCAGCggtcagcatcagactgtcgagGCCAAGTGGACCCTCTCTTTGGGCCTTCCTTTACCTTTAGCTGAGACGGAGAGCAGGGTCTACCTCTGTGACATCGGTATCCCTAAATCAGTTTTCCAGGAAGTTGGAATCGACTACCGCTCACCCTTTGGATGTAAATTTGTCATCCCGTTGCACACGCCGTGA
- the LOC119504243 gene encoding enhancer of mRNA-decapping protein 3-like isoform X2 yields MAADWLGNVVSINCGLTLGVYQGEVSSVDHASQTISLRQPYHNGVKCPLPEVTFSAMDIKELKFLDIQKTVNKPGSGQGAATEPSFIPSARHSQSNRVTQPLVTSSSSQSSTAPITILRRAPAGSSNGRGASQATQKKNSVRNGGTAGGPTKTKDDECFGGGTDDNMDADFDFEGNLALFDKVAVFSKIEKGGRAQHPSTQGAEQKPLSYRHDQNILEVKPVIYRQITVPQHGGKEYCTDSGLVVPSVTYELHKRLLAAAERWGLSLERRLEMIGVCSSQMALTLLGGPNRLTPKNVHQRPTVVLLCGPHIQGAQGISCARHLANREVEVILFLPNFVKMQESVTSEVQLYSRTSSKQVASIKELPTSPVDLVINCLDCHENPLLREQSWYQSAADWANQNRAPVLSIDPGISGQHQTVEAKWTLSLGLPLPLAETESRVYLCDIGIPKSVFQEVGIDYRSPFGCKFVIPLHTP; encoded by the exons ATGGCCGCGGATTGGTTGGGTAACGTTGTGTCTATAAACTGTGGGCTGACGTTGGGAGTTTATCAGGGAGAGGTGTCGTCTGTTGATCACGCCAGCCAGACCATCTCACTGAGACAGCCCTATCACAACGGGGTCAAATGTCCTCTCCCAGAGGTCACTTTCAG TGCCATGGATATCAAGGAGCTGAAGTTCCTAGATATCCAGAAAACAGTCAACAAGCCCGGCTCTGGTCAGGGAGCTGCAACAGAGCCCAGCTTCATACCTTCAGCACGCCACAGTCAGAGTAACAGAGTCACTCAGCCTCTTGTAACAAGCAGCAGCTCTCAGTCCAGCACTGCTCCAATCACCATCCTACGCAGAG CCCCTGCAGGTTCATCTAACGGCAGAGGAGCGAGCCAGGccacacaaaagaaaaacagtgtgaGGAATGGAGGCACTGCTGGAGGGCCGACGAAGACAAAGGATGACGAGTGCTTCGGAGGCGGGACCGATGACAACATGGACGCAGACTTCGACTTTGAGGGAAACCTGGCTCTGTTCGACAAAGTTGCCGTCTTCTCCAAGATTGAGAAGGGCGGCAGGGCGCAGCATCCCAGCACACAGGGAGCAGAGCAGAAGCCCCTGTCCTATCGCCATGATCAGAATATCCTGGAGGTGAAACCCGTCATATACCGACAGATAACAGTGCCCCAGCATGGAGGCAAAGAGTACTGTACCG ATTCAGGCTTGGTGGTTCCCAGCGTGACCTATGAGCTCCATAAGCGTCTACTAGCGGCTGCAGAGCGCTGGGGCCTGTCTCTTGAGCGCCGGCTGGAGATGATCGGTGTGTGTTCCAGTCAGATGGCTCTCACTCTGCTGGGCGGACCAAACAG ACTCACCCCAAAAAATGTCCACCAGAGGCCCACTGTGGTCCTCCTGTGTGGGCCACACATCCAGGGAGCCCAAGGCATCAGCTGCGCTAGACACTTGGCCAACCGCGAAGTGGAGGTCATCCTGTTCCTGCCCAATTTTGTCAAGATGCAGGAGTCGGTCACCAGCGAGGTCCAGCTCTACAGCAGGACAAGCAGCAAGCAAGTGGCCAGCATCAAAG AACTGCCAACAAGCCCCGTTGATCTGGTCATCAACTGCCTCGATTGTCACGAGAACCCACTGCTGAGGGAGCAGTCCTGGTACCAATCAGCCGCCGACTGGGCCAACCAGAACCGGGCTCCAGTCCTGAGTATCGATCCCGGGATCAGCggtcagcatcagactgtcgagGCCAAGTGGACCCTCTCTTTGGGCCTTCCTTTACCTTTAGCTGAGACGGAGAGCAGGGTCTACCTCTGTGACATCGGTATCCCTAAATCAGTTTTCCAGGAAGTTGGAATCGACTACCGCTCACCCTTTGGATGTAAATTTGTCATCCCGTTGCACACGCCGTGA
- the LOC119504235 gene encoding cytochrome P450 1A1 has product MALMILPFIGSVSVSESLIAMATVCLVYLILRFFRTEIPDGLRRLPGPKPLPIIGNVLEVGSRPYLSLTAMSKRYGNVFQIQIGMRPVVVLSGSETIRQALIKQGEEFAGRPDLYSFRLVNDGKSLAFSSDKAGVWRARRKLAYSALRSFSTLDGTTPEYSCMLEEHICKEGEYLIKQLNTVMKADGSFDPFRHIVVSVANVICGMCFGRRYNHNDQELLSLVNLSDDFGQVVGSGNPADFIPALQFLPSQTMKKFKNINARFNEFVQKIVSEHYATYNKDNIRDITDSLIDHCEDRKLDENSNVQMSDEKIVGIVNDLFGAGFDTISTALSWSVMYLVAYPDIEERLYQELKDQVGMDRTPLLSDRPNLPFLEAFILEILRHSSFLPFTIPHCTTKDTSLDGYFIPKDTCVFINQWQVNHDPELWKDPSTFNPDRFLSADGTEVNKLEGERVMAFGMGKRRCIGEVIARNEVYLFLAIIIQKLRFHTMPGELPDMTPEYGLTMKHKRCHLRATMRVRNEE; this is encoded by the exons ATGGCGCTAATGATACTACCATTCATTGGATCCGTGTCGGTATCGGAGAGTCTGATTGCCATGGCAACGGTGTGTCTGGTCTACCTGATCCTCAGGTTTTTCCGCACTGAGATTCCTGATGGGCTCCGTCGTCTGCCGGGACCGAAGCCCCTGCCTATCATCGGGAATGTGCTGGAGGTGGGCAGCAGGCCCTACCTGAGCCTCACCGCCATGAGCAAACGCTACGGCAACGTCTTCCAGATCCAGATCGGCATGCGTCCCGTGGTCGTGCTGAGTGGCAGTGAAACGATTCGACAGGCTCTCATCAAGCAAGGGGAAGAGTTCGCGGGCAGGCCGGACCTGTACAGCTTCAGGCTCGTCAACGACGGCAAGAGTCTGGCCTTCAGCTCGGACAAGGCTGGAGTCTGGCGTGCCCGCAGGAAGCTGGCCTACAGCGCCCTGCGCTCCTTCTCCACCCTTGATGGCACAACCCCGGAGTACTCCTGCATGCTGGAGGAGCACATCTGTAAGGAGGGAGAGTATCTGATCAAACAGCTCAACACCGTCATGAAGGCCGACGGCAGCTTCGACCCCTTCCGCCACATTGTCGTCTCCGTTGCCAATGTGATCTGTGGAATGTGCTTTGGCCGACGATACAACCACAACGACCAGGAGCTGTTGAGCCTGGTGAACCTCAGCGACGATTTCGGCCAGGTGGTGGGGAGCGGTAACCCTGCGGACTTCATCCCCGCTCTGCAATTCCTGCCCAGCCAGACAATGAAGAAGTTCAAGAACATCAACGCTCGCTTCAACGAGTTTGTGCAAAAGATCGTCAGCGAGCACTATGCCACCTATAACAAG GACAACATTCGTGACATCACAGACTCCCTCATTGATCACTGCGAGGACAGGAAGCTAGATGAGAACTCCAACGTCCAGATGTCCGATGAGAAGATTGTAGGAATTGTCAATGACCTGTTTGGAGCTG GTTTTGACACCATCTCCACCGCCCTGTCTTGGTCAGTGATGTACTTGGTGGCATACCCAGACATAGAGGAAAGGCTTTATCAAGAACTGA AGGACCAAGTGGGTATGGATcgcactcctctcctctctgataGACCCAACTTACCCTTTCTGGAGGCCTTCATCCTGGAGATCCTTCGCCATTCTTCGTTCCTGCCCTTCACCATCCCTCACTG CACCACAAAAGACACATCTCTTGACGGCTACTTCATTCCCAAAGACACCTGCGTCTTCATCAATCAGTGGCAGGTTAACCACGATCC TGAGCTGTGGAAAGATCCGTCCACTTTCAACCCGGATCGCTTCCTGAGCGCCGATGGCACCGAAGTCAACAAGCTGGAGGGGGAGAGGGTGATGGCTTTCGGCATGGGAAAGCGGCGCTGCATCGGCGAGGTCATCGCGCGAAATGAAGTCTACCTCTTCCTGGCAATCATCATCCAGAAGCTGCGCTTCCACACGATGCCCGGAGAGCTGCCGGACATGACCCCAGAATACGGTCTCACAATGAAGCACAAACGCTGCCACCTGAGAGCCACGATGCGAGTGAGGAACGAGGAGTGA